A single Streptomyces sp. 2114.4 DNA region contains:
- a CDS encoding acyl-CoA carboxylase subunit beta: MSEPEANIHTTAGKLADLQRRVEEATHAGSARAVEKQHAKGKLTARERIDLLLDEGSFVELDEFARHRSTNFGLDQTRPYGDGVVSGYGTVDGRPVAVFSQDFTVFGGALGEVFGEKIVKVMDFALKTGCPVIGINDSGGARIQEGVASLGMYGEIFRRNTHASGVIPQISLIVGPCAGGAVYSPAITDFTVMVDQTSHMFITGPDVIKTVTGEDVGFEELGGARTHNTTSGVAHHMAGDEKDAIEYIKGLLSYLPSNNLSEAPAFPEEADLETSDTDRELDVLIPDSANQPYDMHVAIEHVLDDNEFLETQALFAPNILTGFGRVEGHAVGVVANQPMQFAGILDIKASEKAARFVRTCDAFNVPVITFVDVPGFLPGTDQEWDGIIRRGAKLIYAYAEATVPLITVITRKAFGGAYDVMGSKHLGADLNLAWPTAQIAVMGAQGAVNILHRRTLAAIEDQAAQDERRQELIQEYEDALLNPYVAAERGYIDAVIMPSETRRHIVRGLRTLRNKREALPPKKHGNIPL; the protein is encoded by the coding sequence ATGTCCGAGCCGGAAGCAAACATCCACACCACCGCGGGCAAACTGGCGGACCTGCAGCGGCGGGTCGAAGAGGCCACGCACGCCGGTTCCGCCCGTGCAGTGGAAAAGCAGCACGCAAAGGGGAAGTTGACGGCGCGTGAGCGCATCGATCTGCTGCTGGACGAGGGCTCGTTCGTCGAGCTGGACGAGTTCGCGCGGCACCGGTCGACGAATTTCGGGCTGGACCAGACCCGCCCCTACGGCGACGGTGTGGTGTCCGGCTACGGCACGGTCGACGGCCGCCCGGTGGCCGTGTTCTCCCAGGACTTCACGGTCTTCGGCGGGGCGCTGGGCGAGGTCTTCGGCGAGAAGATCGTCAAGGTGATGGACTTCGCGCTCAAGACCGGCTGCCCGGTCATCGGCATCAACGACTCCGGCGGTGCGCGCATCCAGGAAGGCGTGGCCTCGCTGGGCATGTACGGCGAGATCTTCCGCCGCAACACCCATGCGTCCGGCGTGATCCCGCAGATCAGCCTGATCGTCGGCCCCTGTGCGGGCGGCGCGGTCTACTCCCCCGCCATCACCGACTTCACCGTCATGGTGGACCAGACCTCGCACATGTTCATCACCGGTCCCGATGTCATCAAGACGGTGACCGGCGAGGACGTCGGCTTCGAGGAGCTGGGCGGCGCCCGTACGCACAACACCACCTCCGGTGTGGCGCACCACATGGCGGGTGACGAGAAGGACGCCATCGAGTACATCAAGGGCCTGCTGTCCTACCTGCCGTCCAACAACCTCTCGGAGGCGCCGGCCTTCCCGGAGGAGGCGGACCTGGAGACCTCGGACACCGACCGCGAGCTGGACGTCCTGATCCCGGATTCGGCCAATCAGCCGTACGACATGCATGTCGCGATCGAGCACGTCCTGGACGACAACGAGTTCCTGGAGACCCAGGCGCTGTTCGCGCCGAACATCCTGACCGGCTTCGGGCGGGTCGAGGGCCATGCGGTCGGCGTGGTCGCCAACCAGCCGATGCAGTTCGCGGGCATCCTGGACATCAAGGCCTCGGAGAAGGCCGCGCGGTTCGTGCGGACCTGCGACGCGTTCAACGTCCCGGTGATCACCTTCGTGGACGTGCCCGGCTTCCTGCCCGGCACCGACCAGGAGTGGGACGGGATCATCCGGCGCGGCGCCAAGCTGATCTACGCGTACGCGGAGGCGACGGTCCCGCTGATCACGGTCATCACGCGTAAGGCGTTCGGTGGCGCGTACGACGTCATGGGCTCCAAGCACCTGGGGGCGGACCTCAACCTGGCCTGGCCGACCGCGCAGATCGCCGTCATGGGCGCGCAGGGCGCGGTCAACATCCTGCACCGCCGCACGCTGGCCGCGATCGAGGACCAGGCCGCGCAGGACGAGCGGCGCCAGGAGCTGATCCAGGAGTACGAGGACGCCCTGCTCAACCCGTACGTCGCGGCCGAGCGCGGCTACATCGACGCGGTGATCATGCCGTCCGAGACGCGCCGGCACATCGTCCGCGGGCTGCGCACGCTGCGCAACAAGCGCGAGGCGCTGCCGCCGAAGAAGCACGGCAACATTCCGCTCTGA
- a CDS encoding protein kinase: MPFPLAHDDPHGFGPYRLIARLGSGGMGTVYLARSPGGRTLALKTMHARIATETAFRTRFRLEADAARVIGGRYGAQVVDADPLAETPWMATEYVLGPPLDEAVQQAGPLPEATVRALGAALCGALGQLHHSDVVHRDLKPSNIMVTAHGPKVIDFGIARALGDDRLTHAGAAVGTPAFMSPEQATGAEHAPAGDVFALAGVLVFAATGRGPFGNGQPADLLYRVRYGEPDLTGVPAALVPVLSRCLAKEAAERPTTAELAAQLHDGDGEFADHLPDAVLAEIGRRASEVWQVVPQRLPAPPGPPPAAPSAGAPARRLSRRGLLMAGAGSALGVAGAGAGVWAWLGAGEPAPGPGTGPGYTEPKPGPSVAPVKKKQLDSVWQKQYGGPDDDQNPEVPLLAGDQVVLVANAGARGVDAKSGASRWTFSLYADDSWQVASDGTRVYQIARDEHHDAQGSLRSVTWFLARVDLDTGKAGKRLAPVSDDRDNGLISRLLAVAGDTAYLAVSHGKVKRYERQLPWSVTAVNLATGSPEWTDPLPFHSAESDENHFLSAKVTGHLLVTLQQMNDGTVRIAARDTRTGKVLWDKPWKGADRRFVRDPLTADDRHLYLGYGPLRALRLSDGGQVWDTSATRPGKTYGPPVLKGGVLYAVEKGLGLVAFGTGSGTPRWAEKSAEGPRADHVVHPVIGSEYAYTYSRTDKLLRAVGLTSHTTERFYKTSGTRFTAHEKSGMIIASGPDFLAGFPLR; this comes from the coding sequence ATGCCCTTCCCCCTCGCCCACGACGACCCGCACGGCTTCGGCCCGTACCGCCTCATCGCCCGGCTGGGCAGCGGCGGCATGGGCACCGTCTACCTGGCCCGCTCGCCGGGCGGCCGGACCCTCGCGCTCAAGACGATGCACGCCCGGATCGCCACGGAGACCGCGTTCCGTACCCGCTTCCGGCTGGAGGCGGATGCCGCCCGGGTCATCGGCGGACGGTACGGAGCCCAGGTCGTCGACGCCGACCCGCTCGCCGAAACCCCGTGGATGGCCACCGAGTACGTCCTCGGCCCGCCGCTCGACGAGGCGGTGCAGCAGGCCGGTCCGCTGCCCGAGGCGACGGTGCGTGCCCTCGGGGCGGCGCTGTGCGGGGCGCTCGGCCAACTGCATCACTCGGATGTCGTACACCGTGACCTCAAGCCGTCCAACATCATGGTCACGGCGCACGGCCCGAAGGTCATCGACTTCGGTATCGCCCGCGCCCTCGGCGATGACCGGCTCACCCACGCCGGTGCCGCGGTCGGCACCCCGGCCTTCATGTCGCCGGAGCAGGCCACCGGAGCGGAACACGCCCCGGCCGGAGACGTCTTCGCGCTCGCCGGGGTCCTGGTCTTCGCCGCCACCGGCCGCGGACCGTTCGGCAACGGGCAGCCGGCGGACCTCCTCTACCGGGTGCGCTACGGCGAGCCGGACCTCACCGGCGTGCCCGCCGCCCTGGTCCCGGTCCTGTCCCGCTGCCTGGCCAAGGAGGCCGCGGAGCGTCCGACGACCGCCGAGCTCGCCGCCCAACTGCACGACGGTGACGGGGAGTTCGCCGACCATCTGCCGGACGCGGTGCTCGCCGAGATCGGGCGGCGGGCGAGCGAGGTCTGGCAGGTGGTCCCGCAGCGGCTGCCCGCACCGCCCGGCCCGCCGCCGGCCGCGCCGTCCGCCGGCGCCCCCGCCCGCCGCCTGTCCCGCCGGGGGCTGCTGATGGCGGGTGCGGGGTCGGCGCTCGGGGTCGCGGGGGCCGGGGCGGGGGTGTGGGCGTGGCTGGGCGCGGGCGAGCCGGCGCCGGGCCCCGGCACCGGGCCCGGGTACACCGAGCCGAAGCCGGGGCCGAGCGTCGCCCCCGTGAAGAAGAAGCAGCTGGACTCGGTGTGGCAGAAGCAGTACGGCGGCCCGGACGACGACCAGAACCCCGAAGTGCCCCTGCTCGCCGGTGACCAGGTCGTCCTGGTGGCCAATGCCGGGGCGCGCGGTGTGGACGCCAAGTCCGGCGCGTCCCGGTGGACGTTCTCGCTGTATGCGGACGACTCGTGGCAGGTCGCCTCGGACGGCACCCGCGTCTATCAGATCGCGAGGGACGAGCACCATGATGCGCAGGGCTCGCTGAGGTCCGTCACCTGGTTCCTCGCCCGCGTGGACCTCGACACGGGCAAGGCCGGCAAGCGCCTCGCCCCCGTGTCGGACGACCGGGACAACGGCCTCATCAGCCGGCTGCTGGCCGTCGCCGGCGACACGGCCTACCTGGCGGTCTCCCACGGGAAGGTCAAGCGGTACGAACGCCAGCTGCCCTGGTCCGTGACGGCGGTGAACCTCGCCACGGGGAGCCCGGAGTGGACCGACCCGCTGCCGTTCCACTCCGCCGAGAGCGACGAGAACCACTTCCTGTCCGCCAAGGTCACCGGCCATCTCCTGGTGACCCTGCAGCAGATGAACGACGGCACCGTCCGGATCGCGGCCCGCGACACCCGCACCGGGAAGGTGCTCTGGGACAAGCCGTGGAAGGGCGCCGACAGGCGGTTCGTACGGGATCCGCTCACGGCCGACGACCGGCATCTCTACCTGGGCTACGGCCCGTTGCGGGCGCTGCGGCTGAGCGACGGCGGACAGGTGTGGGACACCTCCGCCACTCGCCCCGGGAAGACGTACGGGCCGCCGGTCCTCAAGGGCGGGGTGCTGTACGCGGTGGAGAAGGGCCTCGGCCTGGTCGCGTTCGGCACCGGAAGCGGGACGCCGCGATGGGCGGAGAAGAGCGCGGAGGGCCCGCGCGCCGACCATGTCGTCCATCCGGTGATCGGCTCCGAGTACGCCTACACCTACAGCCGCACCGACAAGCTGCTCCGGGCCGTCGGCCTCACCTCGCACACCACCGAGCGGTTCTACAAGACCAGCGGGACCCGGTTCACCGCCCACGAGAAGAGCGGGATGATCATCGCCTCCGGCCCGGACTTCCTCGCGGGCTTCCCGCTCCGCTGA
- a CDS encoding penicillin-binding protein 2 — protein sequence MNRPLRHIAVFCGVLVLALLARVTWVQFVQGNELANDPHNRRVKIEAFSYPRGNIIVGGKPITGSVATSGDFKYKRTYKDGAMYAPVTGFASQAMGTSFLEGIYNKVLSGKDDRLAFNRAQDILTGKKPRGGDVVTTIDPKAQKAAYKGLTDLNAKGAVVALDPRDGRVLALASTPSYDPSVFAGLSNAESRKFKAMDTDKSKPLSNRALRETYAPGSTFKILTAAAALENGVVSDIDAPSNAPAPYQLPQSTTKIGNDVAGAPCDKASLKTGMQWSCNNVFLDTALKVGKDKMRETAEKFGFNSDVYDKELGDLLASKSLYPDKLDKPQTALTGMGQGSLTSTPMQMAMVAAGLANDGKVMMPHIVDELRGPDLSTIEKIKPKLKSQAVSADTAKKVQQMMEYTVNEGTAEKAKIDGVTVGGKTGTAQHGANVNDERPYAWFVSYAKQSDGSSPVAVAVFVDPKDMDIPRSEIAGGKLGGPIAKSVMQAVLNK from the coding sequence ATGAACAGGCCGCTGAGGCATATAGCCGTCTTCTGCGGGGTGCTGGTGCTGGCCCTGCTGGCCCGCGTGACATGGGTCCAGTTCGTCCAGGGCAACGAACTCGCCAACGATCCCCACAACCGGCGCGTCAAGATCGAGGCGTTCTCCTACCCGCGCGGCAACATCATCGTCGGCGGCAAGCCGATCACCGGCTCGGTGGCGACCTCCGGTGACTTCAAGTACAAGCGGACGTACAAGGACGGCGCGATGTACGCGCCGGTCACCGGCTTCGCCTCGCAGGCCATGGGCACGTCCTTCCTGGAGGGCATCTACAACAAGGTGCTCAGCGGCAAGGACGACCGGCTGGCCTTCAACCGCGCCCAGGACATCCTGACCGGCAAGAAGCCGCGCGGCGGCGATGTCGTCACCACCATCGACCCCAAGGCGCAGAAGGCCGCGTACAAGGGGCTGACCGACCTCAACGCCAAGGGTGCGGTGGTCGCCCTCGACCCGCGCGACGGCCGGGTGCTCGCGCTCGCCTCCACCCCCTCGTACGACCCTTCGGTGTTCGCCGGCCTCTCCAACGCCGAGAGCCGGAAGTTCAAGGCGATGGACACCGACAAGAGCAAGCCGCTGAGCAACCGGGCGCTGCGCGAGACCTATGCGCCCGGCTCCACCTTCAAGATCCTCACCGCGGCGGCGGCCCTGGAGAACGGCGTGGTGTCGGACATCGACGCCCCGTCGAACGCGCCCGCGCCGTACCAGCTCCCGCAGAGCACCACGAAGATCGGCAACGACGTCGCGGGCGCGCCCTGCGACAAGGCCTCGCTGAAGACGGGCATGCAGTGGTCGTGCAACAACGTCTTCCTCGACACCGCGCTGAAGGTCGGCAAGGACAAGATGCGCGAGACGGCGGAGAAGTTCGGCTTCAACTCCGATGTCTACGACAAGGAGCTCGGGGACCTGCTGGCCAGCAAGAGCCTGTACCCCGACAAGCTCGACAAGCCGCAGACCGCGCTGACCGGTATGGGCCAGGGCAGCCTCACCAGCACACCGATGCAGATGGCGATGGTGGCGGCCGGCCTCGCCAATGACGGCAAGGTGATGATGCCGCACATCGTCGACGAGCTGCGCGGCCCCGACCTGTCGACGATCGAGAAGATCAAGCCGAAGCTGAAGTCCCAGGCCGTCTCCGCGGACACCGCGAAGAAGGTGCAGCAGATGATGGAGTACACGGTCAACGAGGGCACCGCCGAGAAGGCCAAGATCGACGGTGTGACGGTCGGCGGCAAGACCGGTACCGCCCAGCACGGCGCGAACGTCAACGACGAGCGCCCCTACGCCTGGTTCGTCTCCTACGCCAAGCAGAGCGACGGCTCCTCCCCGGTCGCGGTCGCCGTCTTCGTCGACCCCAAGGACATGGACATTCCCCGGTCGGAGATCGCCGGCGGCAAGCTCGGCGGGCCGATCGCGAAGTCCGTGATGCAGGCGGTGCTGAACAAGTAG
- a CDS encoding protein kinase — protein MKPLGTGDPLRLGPYRLLGVLGEGGMGKVYVGQDAEGTVAAVKVLRPELADAPQLAQRFVREAQAARAVTSKGVAGVLGAQTEGGRPWIATEFLAGPTLDEAVEAYGPFDEPAVRALAASIARTLADIHATGLIHRDLKPPNIVLTSSGPRVIDFGIARPEHGLTLTSTGQVPVTPGYGAPEQVLGRRVASSADVFSLGAVLVYAASGHRAYDASHIAALQYKVVHDEPDLTGLPKALRHLIAPCLAKDPAARPAPAEIAAAFAPPRGAERAWRRGRVAEAIKERERGIRELTAPTLPDGGGAVRPVARRRLLTGLAAGGAVLAAGGGAAAAWWPRQPRQRAAKTDLFAFPPAAKTPVAHVLDADNGDYLSGGEVKPLWGPVDVLADDTPAPLPVRDVLVFGARGGGIAAHNVVDGKRRWAARGVSATSRYLSLSDRLIAAADSKGTIRTFVAATGEPRWTADAGASVLLAADDEAVYVLTKDHQLRAVRRSDATIRWTARIAAGYRTKVGPPGAVAHGRLVLSTGDGNVFAVDTADGHQVWDLPDQGDGLLRPAVHGTTVYLGGKTLTARRISDGRKLWSVDERDAWDKHEDWGPATVFDDRTVCAAHGGWPSIRKSSDGSEIQGGNGESILGLPVFIHGRALWSIEGDPWYKVFAADLSTGVPVLTYKLPAAERSWLVADGNRVFILHGTSLYALPVP, from the coding sequence ATGAAACCCCTCGGCACCGGCGACCCCCTCCGGCTCGGTCCCTACCGCCTGCTCGGTGTGCTCGGCGAAGGCGGTATGGGCAAGGTCTACGTGGGCCAGGACGCCGAGGGCACCGTCGCCGCGGTCAAGGTGCTGCGGCCCGAACTCGCCGACGCACCACAGCTCGCCCAGCGCTTCGTCCGCGAGGCACAGGCCGCGCGGGCCGTGACGAGCAAGGGCGTGGCGGGTGTCCTGGGGGCGCAGACCGAGGGCGGCCGCCCGTGGATCGCCACCGAGTTCCTGGCCGGACCGACCCTCGATGAGGCCGTCGAGGCGTACGGCCCCTTCGACGAACCGGCCGTGCGCGCCCTCGCCGCGTCGATCGCCCGCACCCTGGCCGACATTCACGCCACCGGCCTGATCCACCGAGACCTCAAACCCCCGAACATCGTCCTGACCTCGTCCGGCCCCCGCGTCATCGACTTCGGCATCGCCCGCCCCGAGCACGGCCTCACCCTCACCTCCACCGGCCAGGTCCCGGTCACCCCCGGCTACGGCGCCCCCGAACAGGTCCTGGGCCGCCGCGTGGCCTCCTCGGCCGATGTCTTCTCCCTGGGCGCGGTCCTGGTGTACGCGGCCAGCGGGCATCGCGCCTACGACGCCTCCCACATCGCTGCCCTGCAGTACAAGGTCGTCCACGACGAACCCGACCTGACCGGCCTCCCAAAAGCCCTGCGGCACCTCATCGCCCCCTGCCTGGCCAAGGACCCGGCCGCCCGGCCCGCCCCCGCCGAGATCGCCGCCGCCTTCGCACCACCGCGCGGCGCCGAACGGGCCTGGCGGCGCGGCCGGGTGGCCGAGGCGATCAAGGAGCGGGAGCGCGGTATCCGTGAGCTGACCGCGCCGACCCTGCCCGACGGCGGCGGCGCCGTCCGGCCGGTGGCCCGGCGCAGGCTGCTGACGGGCCTGGCGGCGGGCGGCGCGGTGCTCGCCGCGGGCGGCGGCGCCGCGGCGGCCTGGTGGCCCCGCCAGCCGCGGCAACGGGCGGCGAAGACCGATCTCTTCGCCTTTCCGCCCGCCGCGAAGACCCCGGTGGCGCATGTGCTCGACGCCGACAACGGCGACTACCTCAGCGGCGGTGAGGTGAAGCCGCTGTGGGGCCCGGTCGACGTCCTCGCCGACGACACGCCCGCGCCGCTGCCCGTACGGGACGTCCTCGTCTTCGGCGCGCGCGGCGGCGGGATCGCCGCCCACAACGTCGTGGACGGCAAGCGGCGTTGGGCCGCCCGCGGCGTCAGCGCGACCAGCCGCTACCTCTCCCTCTCGGACCGGCTGATCGCCGCCGCCGACTCCAAGGGCACGATCCGCACCTTCGTCGCCGCGACGGGCGAGCCCCGCTGGACCGCCGACGCCGGGGCGAGCGTCCTGCTGGCCGCCGACGACGAGGCGGTCTACGTCCTGACGAAGGACCACCAACTCCGCGCCGTCCGGCGCTCCGACGCCACGATCCGCTGGACGGCGAGGATCGCCGCCGGCTACCGCACCAAGGTCGGACCGCCGGGCGCCGTCGCCCACGGCCGCCTGGTCCTGTCCACCGGCGACGGCAACGTGTTCGCCGTCGACACGGCCGACGGCCACCAGGTGTGGGACCTGCCGGACCAAGGGGACGGCCTGCTCCGTCCGGCCGTCCACGGCACCACCGTCTACCTCGGCGGCAAGACGCTCACCGCCCGCCGGATCAGCGACGGCAGGAAGCTGTGGTCGGTCGACGAGCGGGACGCCTGGGACAAGCACGAGGACTGGGGCCCGGCAACGGTCTTCGACGACCGCACCGTCTGCGCCGCGCACGGCGGGTGGCCCAGCATCAGGAAGAGCAGCGACGGCAGCGAGATCCAGGGCGGGAACGGGGAGAGCATCCTCGGGCTCCCGGTGTTCATCCACGGGCGCGCCCTCTGGTCCATCGAGGGCGACCCCTGGTACAAGGTGTTCGCCGCGGATCTGTCGACCGGCGTCCCCGTCCTGACGTACAAGCTGCCCGCGGCCGAGCGTTCCTGGCTGGTGGCGGACGGCAACCGGGTGTTCATCCTCCACGGCACGTCGCTCTATGCGCTGCCGGTGCCCTGA
- a CDS encoding nucleoside triphosphate pyrophosphatase, which yields MTEEPRPRRLVLASQSPARLALLRQAGLAPEVVVSGVDEDALTAATPGELARVLAEAKATAVAARPETAGALVVGCDSVLELDGRALGKPVDAEDATARWKSMRGRSGILQTGHCVIDTAAGGRQVSATASTTVRFGEPTDAEIAAYVESGEPLFVAGAFTLDGRSAPFIDGIDGDPGNVIGLSLPLLRRLLAGLDVAITDLWT from the coding sequence ATGACCGAAGAGCCCCGCCCCCGCCGTCTCGTCCTCGCCTCCCAGTCCCCCGCCCGGCTGGCCCTGCTGCGCCAGGCCGGGCTGGCGCCCGAGGTCGTCGTCAGCGGCGTCGACGAGGATGCGCTCACCGCCGCCACGCCCGGTGAGCTGGCCCGCGTCCTGGCCGAGGCCAAGGCCACCGCCGTCGCCGCCCGCCCGGAGACCGCCGGTGCGCTGGTCGTCGGCTGCGACTCGGTCCTGGAGCTGGACGGGCGGGCGCTCGGCAAGCCCGTCGATGCCGAGGACGCCACCGCCCGCTGGAAGTCCATGCGCGGCCGCTCCGGCATCCTGCAGACCGGGCACTGCGTCATCGACACGGCGGCGGGCGGCCGCCAGGTCTCCGCCACCGCCTCGACCACGGTCCGCTTCGGCGAGCCCACCGACGCCGAGATCGCCGCCTACGTCGAGAGCGGCGAGCCGCTGTTCGTCGCGGGCGCCTTCACCCTCGACGGCCGCTCCGCCCCGTTCATCGACGGCATCGACGGCGACCCCGGCAATGTCATCGGCCTCTCCCTGCCCCTGCTGCGCCGTCTGCTGGCCGGTCTGGACGTGGCGATCACGGATCTGTGGACCTGA
- a CDS encoding DJ-1/PfpI family protein: MPKILIIAGDATEDLEFFYPYQRMLEEGYETKVAAPSRKKLRFVVHDFVDGFDTYVEREGHSWPSDLALSEVDPEEYAALVLPGGRAPEYLRNDSDYRRVVTHFFDEDKPVAHICHAATTLAPLGVLKGRRTAAYPACAPDVAMGGGIFVDGPAVVDGKVVSARAWNDQPEWMRAFMEVLREHAPVKG, encoded by the coding sequence ATGCCCAAGATTCTGATCATCGCCGGTGACGCCACCGAGGACCTGGAGTTCTTCTACCCCTACCAGCGGATGCTGGAGGAGGGGTACGAGACGAAGGTCGCGGCCCCGTCGCGGAAGAAGCTGCGGTTCGTGGTGCACGACTTCGTCGACGGCTTCGACACCTACGTCGAGCGCGAGGGCCACTCCTGGCCGTCCGACCTCGCCCTGTCCGAGGTCGACCCGGAGGAGTACGCCGCGCTGGTCCTCCCGGGCGGCCGGGCACCGGAGTACCTGCGCAACGACTCCGACTACCGCCGGGTGGTCACCCACTTCTTCGACGAGGACAAGCCCGTCGCCCACATCTGTCACGCGGCCACCACCCTGGCGCCCCTCGGCGTCCTCAAGGGCCGCCGTACCGCCGCCTACCCCGCCTGCGCGCCGGACGTGGCGATGGGCGGCGGGATCTTCGTCGACGGCCCGGCGGTCGTCGACGGCAAGGTCGTCTCGGCGCGGGCGTGGAACGACCAGCCGGAGTGGATGCGGGCGTTCATGGAGGTGCTGCGGGAGCATGCGCCGGTGAAGGGCTGA
- a CDS encoding acyl-CoA carboxylase epsilon subunit: MIRVVRGNPTPEELAAALAVVQVRAAAAASVAPAGADRGTEWSDPASTVPARARMPHPGPRAWRTSYWPH; encoded by the coding sequence ATGATCAGGGTCGTACGGGGCAATCCCACACCCGAGGAGCTGGCCGCCGCACTGGCGGTGGTGCAGGTCCGCGCGGCGGCTGCCGCTTCCGTCGCGCCCGCGGGAGCCGATCGCGGCACCGAGTGGTCCGATCCCGCGTCCACGGTTCCGGCGCGGGCGCGGATGCCGCACCCGGGCCCGCGGGCCTGGCGGACGAGCTACTGGCCGCACTGA
- a CDS encoding serine/threonine protein kinase, producing MEAPVAGGEDRARAGDGGLIGPYVVLRPLDDERSKVPVPERRFIGRSADGGRTVLIAVPLPGADPGRYLAEAEASRYLLGPWSAPAAELAAPGDAPWHARPYLPAIPLPTALALYGGPLPERTVRALGAALMETLIIGHGQGLAHAGVSPAAVLLAADGPRLTCFGAVRAAAGDGTPRSGLPGLESGSLPPEQAAGGRPQPMGDVYALGATLAYAATGYTVPEREELPAALRTVITGCLSRDPAARPRPAEVLDALSPLAGDGARAAVPGAAGDAAGPLPPATVLDAAGSPAGRAAAALGPGWLPGRLIAALARQSADVLAATLPLPPAARQD from the coding sequence ATGGAGGCGCCAGTTGCGGGTGGAGAGGACCGGGCGAGAGCCGGGGACGGCGGACTGATCGGTCCGTACGTGGTGCTCCGCCCGCTGGATGACGAGCGGTCCAAGGTGCCCGTACCGGAGCGGCGGTTCATCGGGCGGAGCGCGGACGGGGGCCGTACGGTGCTGATCGCCGTCCCGCTGCCGGGGGCCGACCCGGGGCGGTACCTCGCCGAGGCGGAGGCCTCGCGCTATCTGCTCGGGCCGTGGTCCGCACCGGCCGCCGAACTCGCCGCGCCCGGTGACGCGCCCTGGCACGCCCGCCCCTACCTCCCCGCGATTCCGCTGCCCACCGCGCTCGCCCTGTACGGCGGGCCGCTGCCCGAGCGCACCGTACGGGCGCTCGGCGCGGCCCTGATGGAGACCTTGATCATCGGGCACGGGCAGGGCCTGGCCCATGCCGGCGTGTCGCCCGCCGCCGTGCTGCTGGCCGCCGACGGGCCCCGGCTCACCTGCTTCGGGGCGGTACGGGCCGCGGCCGGGGACGGCACGCCGCGCTCCGGGCTGCCCGGCCTGGAGTCGGGGAGCCTGCCGCCGGAGCAGGCCGCCGGCGGGCGGCCGCAGCCGATGGGCGATGTCTACGCCCTCGGTGCGACCCTCGCCTACGCCGCCACCGGGTACACCGTGCCGGAGCGGGAAGAGCTCCCGGCCGCCCTGCGGACCGTCATCACCGGCTGCCTCTCCCGGGACCCGGCGGCCCGGCCGCGCCCCGCCGAGGTGCTGGACGCGCTCAGCCCGCTCGCCGGGGACGGCGCACGGGCGGCCGTACCGGGAGCCGCGGGTGACGCCGCCGGTCCCCTGCCGCCCGCCACCGTGCTCGACGCCGCCGGGAGCCCCGCGGGCCGCGCCGCCGCCGCGCTCGGCCCCGGCTGGCTGCCCGGCCGGCTGATCGCGGCCCTCGCCCGCCAGTCGGCCGACGTGCTCGCCGCGACCCTCCCGCTCCCGCCCGCCGCACGCCAGGACTGA
- the mmpB gene encoding morphogenic membrane protein MmpB — protein sequence MLWSDPPDEPPEELRDVQAKLRRMSIVLAVVAVVLMILISGR from the coding sequence ATGCTGTGGTCAGATCCGCCCGATGAGCCTCCTGAGGAGCTGCGCGACGTGCAGGCCAAGCTCCGCAGGATGAGCATCGTGCTGGCCGTGGTCGCGGTGGTGCTGATGATCCTGATCTCGGGGAGGTAG